One genomic region from Macaca mulatta isolate MMU2019108-1 chromosome 20, T2T-MMU8v2.0, whole genome shotgun sequence encodes:
- the RHOT2 gene encoding mitochondrial Rho GTPase 2 isoform X6 — MRRDVRILLLGEAQVGKTSLILSLVGEEFPEEVPPRAEEITIPADVTPEKVPTHIVDYSEAEQTDEELREEIHKANVVCVVYDVSEEATIEKIRTKWIPLVNGGATRGPRVPIILVGNKSDLRSGSSMEAVLPIMSQFPEIETCVEVTKNLRNISELFYYAQKAVLHPTAPLYDPEAKQLRPACAQALTRIFRLSDQDLDQALSDEELNAFQKSCFGHPLAPQALEDVKTVVCRNVAGGVWEDRLTLDGFLFLNTLFIQRGRHETTWAILRSFGYSDTLELTADYLFPPLHVPPGCSTELNHLGYQFVQRVFEKHDQDRDGALSPMELQSLFSVFPAAPWGPELLRTVRTEAGRLPLHGYLCQWTLVTYLDVRSCLGHLGYLGYPTLCDQDSQTRAITVTREKRLDQEKGQTLRSVLLCKVVGARGVGKSAFLQAFLGHGLGHQDTREQPPGYTIDTVQVNGQEKYLILCEVGTDDLATSLDAACDVACLMFDGSDPKSFAHCASVYKHHYMDGQTPCLFVSSKADLPEGGVPVGPSPAEFCRKHRLPAPVPFSCAGPAEPSTAIFTQLATMATFPWVPGSTALGTGSVCHLGSGQLWCQAWKWGQSDGRGGALCDRGSQCPDVLLQGLASAGCASGLGTWL, encoded by the exons ATGAGGCGGGACGTGCGCATCCTGTTACTGGGCGAGG CCCAGGTGGGGAAGACGTCGCTGATCCTGTCCCTGGTGGGCGAGGAGTTCCCCGAGGAG GTCCCTCCCCGCGCGGAGGAGATCACGATCCCCGCGGACGTCACCCCGGAGAAGGTGCCCACTCACATCGTGGACTACTCAG AAGCCGAGCAGACGGACGAGGAGCTGCGGGAGGAGATCCACAAG GCAAACGTGGTGTGCGTGGTGTACGACGTCTCTGAGGAGGCCACCATTGAGAAG ATTCGAACTAAGTGGATCCCACTGGTGAATGGGGGGGCCACGCGGGGGCCCAG GGTGCCCATCATCCTAGTGGGCAACAAGTCAGACCTGCGGTCGGGGAGCTCCATGGAGGCCGTGCTCCCCATCATGAGCCAGTTTCCTGAGATTGAGACCTGCGTGGAGGTCA CCAAGAACCTGAGGAACATCTCAGAGCTGTTCTACTACGCCCAGAAGGCTGTCCTGCACCCCACAGCCCCCCTCTATGACCCTGAGGCCAAGCAG TTGAGGCCCGCGTGCGCCCAGGCGCTGACACGCATCTTCAGGCTCTCAGATCAGGACCTGGACCAGGCGCTCAGTGACGAGGAGCTCAACGCCTTCCAG AAATCCTGCTTCGGGCACCCCCTGGCCCCGCAGGCCCTGGAGGACGTGAAGACGGTGGTGTGCAGGAACGTGGCGGGCGGCGTGTGGGAGGACCGGCTGACCCTGGATG GTTTCCTCTTCCTGAACACGCTCTTCATCCAGCGTGGCCGGCACGAGACCACATGGGCCATCCTGCGGAGCTTCGGCTACAGCGACACACTGGAGCTGACGGCCGACTATCTCTTCCCTCC GCTCCACGTGCCCCCCGGCTGCAGCACTGAGCTCAACCACCTTGGCTACCAGTTTGTGCAGAGGGTGTTTGAGAAGCACGACCAG GACCGCGACGGCGCCCTCTCGCCCATGGAGCTGCAGAGCCTCTTCAGTGTGTTCCCAGCAGCCCCCTGGGGCCCCGAGCTCCTGCGCACAGTCCGCACAGAGGCCGGCCGGCTGCCCCTGCATGGATACCTCTGCCAGTGGAC CCTGGTGACCTACCTGGACGTCCGGAGCTGCCTCGGACACCTGGGCTACCTGGGCTACCCCACCCTCTGTGATCAGGACTCGCAGACTCGTGCCATCACAG TCACCCGTGAGAAGAGGCTGGACCAGGAGAAGGGACAGACGCTGCGGAGCGTTCTCCTATGCAAGGTGGTGGGGGCCCGTGGAGTGGGCAAATCTGCCTTCCTACAGGCCTTCCTAGGCCACGGCCTGGGG CACCAGGACACGAGGGAGCAGCCTCCCGGGTACACCATTGACACGGTGCAGGTCAACGGACAGGAGAAGTACTTGATC ctgtgtgaggtgggCACAGATGATCTGGCCACGTCGCTGGACGCCGCCTGTGATGTTGCCTGCTTGATGTTTGATGGCAGTGACCCAAAGTCCTTTGCACATTGTGCCAGCGTCTACAAG CACCATTACATGGACGGGCAGACCCCCTGCCTCTTCGTCTCCTCCAAGGCTGACCTACCCGAAGGTGGTGTGCCGGTTGGCCCATCGCCAGCCGAGTTTTGCCGCAAGCACCGGCTACCAGCTCCTGTGCCGTTCTCCTGTGCTGGCCCAGCCGAGCCCAGCACTGCCATCTTCACCCAGCTTGCCACCATGGCCACCTTCCCGTGGGTACCCGGCAGCACAGCCCTGGGGACTGGCAGCGTCTGTCATCTGGGCAGTGGGCAGCTGTGGTGTCAGGCCTGGAAATGGGGCCAGAGTGACGGACGGGGTGGAGCTTTGTGTGACAGAGGGAGCCAGTGTCCAGACGTGCTCCTCCAGGGCCTGGCCTCTGCCGGCTGTGCCTCTGGTCTGGGAACCTGGCTCTGA
- the RHOT2 gene encoding mitochondrial Rho GTPase 2 isoform X24, whose translation MGGPRGGPVGNKSDLRSGSSMEAVLPIMSQFPEIETCVECSAKNLRNISELFYYAQKAVLHPTAPLYDPEAKQLRPACAQALTRIFRLSDQDLDQALSDEELNAFQVQKSCFGHPLAPQALEDVKTVVCRNVAGGVWEDRLTLDGFLFLNTLFIQRGRHETTWAILRSFGYSDTLELTADYLFPPLHVPPGCSTELNHLGYQFVQRVFEKHDQDRDGALSPMELQSLFSVFPAAPWGPELLRTVRTEAGRLPLHGYLCQWTLVTYLDVRSCLGHLGYLGYPTLCDQDSQTRAITVTREKRLDQEKGQTLRSVLLCKVVGARGVGKSAFLQAFLGHGLGHQDTREQPPGYTIDTVQVNGQEKYLILCEVGTDDLATSLDAACDVACLMFDGSDPKSFAHCASVYKHHYMDGQTPCLFVSSKADLPEGGVPVGPSPAEFCRKHRLPAPVPFSCAGPAEPSTAIFTQLATMATFPWVPGSTALGTGSVCHLGSGQLWCQAWKWGQSDGRGGALCDRGSQCPDVLLQGLASAGCASGLGTWL comes from the exons ATGGGGGGGCCACGCGGGGGCCCAG TGGGCAACAAGTCAGACCTGCGGTCGGGGAGCTCCATGGAGGCCGTGCTCCCCATCATGAGCCAGTTTCCTGAGATTGAGACCTGCGTGGAG TGTTCAGCCAAGAACCTGAGGAACATCTCAGAGCTGTTCTACTACGCCCAGAAGGCTGTCCTGCACCCCACAGCCCCCCTCTATGACCCTGAGGCCAAGCAG TTGAGGCCCGCGTGCGCCCAGGCGCTGACACGCATCTTCAGGCTCTCAGATCAGGACCTGGACCAGGCGCTCAGTGACGAGGAGCTCAACGCCTTCCAGGT GCAGAAATCCTGCTTCGGGCACCCCCTGGCCCCGCAGGCCCTGGAGGACGTGAAGACGGTGGTGTGCAGGAACGTGGCGGGCGGCGTGTGGGAGGACCGGCTGACCCTGGATG GTTTCCTCTTCCTGAACACGCTCTTCATCCAGCGTGGCCGGCACGAGACCACATGGGCCATCCTGCGGAGCTTCGGCTACAGCGACACACTGGAGCTGACGGCCGACTATCTCTTCCCTCC GCTCCACGTGCCCCCCGGCTGCAGCACTGAGCTCAACCACCTTGGCTACCAGTTTGTGCAGAGGGTGTTTGAGAAGCACGACCAG GACCGCGACGGCGCCCTCTCGCCCATGGAGCTGCAGAGCCTCTTCAGTGTGTTCCCAGCAGCCCCCTGGGGCCCCGAGCTCCTGCGCACAGTCCGCACAGAGGCCGGCCGGCTGCCCCTGCATGGATACCTCTGCCAGTGGAC CCTGGTGACCTACCTGGACGTCCGGAGCTGCCTCGGACACCTGGGCTACCTGGGCTACCCCACCCTCTGTGATCAGGACTCGCAGACTCGTGCCATCACAG TCACCCGTGAGAAGAGGCTGGACCAGGAGAAGGGACAGACGCTGCGGAGCGTTCTCCTATGCAAGGTGGTGGGGGCCCGTGGAGTGGGCAAATCTGCCTTCCTACAGGCCTTCCTAGGCCACGGCCTGGGG CACCAGGACACGAGGGAGCAGCCTCCCGGGTACACCATTGACACGGTGCAGGTCAACGGACAGGAGAAGTACTTGATC ctgtgtgaggtgggCACAGATGATCTGGCCACGTCGCTGGACGCCGCCTGTGATGTTGCCTGCTTGATGTTTGATGGCAGTGACCCAAAGTCCTTTGCACATTGTGCCAGCGTCTACAAG CACCATTACATGGACGGGCAGACCCCCTGCCTCTTCGTCTCCTCCAAGGCTGACCTACCCGAAGGTGGTGTGCCGGTTGGCCCATCGCCAGCCGAGTTTTGCCGCAAGCACCGGCTACCAGCTCCTGTGCCGTTCTCCTGTGCTGGCCCAGCCGAGCCCAGCACTGCCATCTTCACCCAGCTTGCCACCATGGCCACCTTCCCGTGGGTACCCGGCAGCACAGCCCTGGGGACTGGCAGCGTCTGTCATCTGGGCAGTGGGCAGCTGTGGTGTCAGGCCTGGAAATGGGGCCAGAGTGACGGACGGGGTGGAGCTTTGTGTGACAGAGGGAGCCAGTGTCCAGACGTGCTCCTCCAGGGCCTGGCCTCTGCCGGCTGTGCCTCTGGTCTGGGAACCTGGCTCTGA
- the RHOT2 gene encoding mitochondrial Rho GTPase 2 isoform X30, with product MGGPRGGPVGNKSDLRSGSSMEAVLPIMSQFPEIETCVECSAKNLRNISELFYYAQKAVLHPTAPLYDPEAKQLRPACAQALTRIFRLSDQDLDQALSDEELNAFQKSCFGHPLAPQALEDVKTVVCRNVAGGVWEDRLTLDGFLFLNTLFIQRGRHETTWAILRSFGYSDTLELTADYLFPPLHVPPGCSTELNHLGYQFVQRVFEKHDQDRDGALSPMELQSLFSVFPAAPWGPELLRTVRTEAGRLPLHGYLCQWTLVTYLDVRSCLGHLGYLGYPTLCDQDSQTRAITVTREKRLDQEKGQTLRSVLLCKVVGARGVGKSAFLQAFLGHGLGHQDTREQPPGYTIDTVQVNGQEKYLILCEVGTDDLATSLDAACDVACLMFDGSDPKSFAHCASVYKHHYMDGQTPCLFVSSKADLPEGGVPVGPSPAEFCRKHRLPAPVPFSCAGPAEPSTAIFTQLATMATFPHLVHAELHPSSFWLRGLLGVLGAAMAAVLSFSLYRVLVKSQ from the exons ATGGGGGGGCCACGCGGGGGCCCAG TGGGCAACAAGTCAGACCTGCGGTCGGGGAGCTCCATGGAGGCCGTGCTCCCCATCATGAGCCAGTTTCCTGAGATTGAGACCTGCGTGGAG TGTTCAGCCAAGAACCTGAGGAACATCTCAGAGCTGTTCTACTACGCCCAGAAGGCTGTCCTGCACCCCACAGCCCCCCTCTATGACCCTGAGGCCAAGCAG TTGAGGCCCGCGTGCGCCCAGGCGCTGACACGCATCTTCAGGCTCTCAGATCAGGACCTGGACCAGGCGCTCAGTGACGAGGAGCTCAACGCCTTCCAG AAATCCTGCTTCGGGCACCCCCTGGCCCCGCAGGCCCTGGAGGACGTGAAGACGGTGGTGTGCAGGAACGTGGCGGGCGGCGTGTGGGAGGACCGGCTGACCCTGGATG GTTTCCTCTTCCTGAACACGCTCTTCATCCAGCGTGGCCGGCACGAGACCACATGGGCCATCCTGCGGAGCTTCGGCTACAGCGACACACTGGAGCTGACGGCCGACTATCTCTTCCCTCC GCTCCACGTGCCCCCCGGCTGCAGCACTGAGCTCAACCACCTTGGCTACCAGTTTGTGCAGAGGGTGTTTGAGAAGCACGACCAG GACCGCGACGGCGCCCTCTCGCCCATGGAGCTGCAGAGCCTCTTCAGTGTGTTCCCAGCAGCCCCCTGGGGCCCCGAGCTCCTGCGCACAGTCCGCACAGAGGCCGGCCGGCTGCCCCTGCATGGATACCTCTGCCAGTGGAC CCTGGTGACCTACCTGGACGTCCGGAGCTGCCTCGGACACCTGGGCTACCTGGGCTACCCCACCCTCTGTGATCAGGACTCGCAGACTCGTGCCATCACAG TCACCCGTGAGAAGAGGCTGGACCAGGAGAAGGGACAGACGCTGCGGAGCGTTCTCCTATGCAAGGTGGTGGGGGCCCGTGGAGTGGGCAAATCTGCCTTCCTACAGGCCTTCCTAGGCCACGGCCTGGGG CACCAGGACACGAGGGAGCAGCCTCCCGGGTACACCATTGACACGGTGCAGGTCAACGGACAGGAGAAGTACTTGATC ctgtgtgaggtgggCACAGATGATCTGGCCACGTCGCTGGACGCCGCCTGTGATGTTGCCTGCTTGATGTTTGATGGCAGTGACCCAAAGTCCTTTGCACATTGTGCCAGCGTCTACAAG CACCATTACATGGACGGGCAGACCCCCTGCCTCTTCGTCTCCTCCAAGGCTGACCTACCCGAAGGTGGTGTGCCGGTTGGCCCATCGCCAGCCGAGTTTTGCCGCAAGCACCGGCTACCAGCTCCTGTGCCGTTCTCCTGTGCTGGCCCAGCCGAGCCCAGCACTGCCATCTTCACCCAGCTTGCCACCATGGCCACCTTCCC ACATTTGGTCCACGCAGAGCTGCATCCCTCTTCCTTCTGGCTCCGGGGCCTGCTGGGGGTTCTCGGGGCCGCCATGGCCGCAGTCCTCAGCTTCTCGCTCTACAGGGTCCTGGTGAAGAGCCAGTGA
- the RHOT2 gene encoding mitochondrial Rho GTPase 2 isoform X9 has protein sequence MRRDVRILLLGEAQVGKTSLILSLVGEEFPEEVPPRAEEITIPADVTPEKVPTHIVDYSAEQTDEELREEIHKANVVCVVYDVSEEATIEKIRTKWIPLVNGGATRGPRVPIILVGNKSDLRSGSSMEAVLPIMSQFPEIETCVECSAKNLRNISELFYYAQKAVLHPTAPLYDPEAKQLRPACAQALTRIFRLSDQDLDQALSDEELNAFQVQKSCFGHPLAPQALEDVKTVVCRNVAGGVWEDRLTLDGFLFLNTLFIQRGRHETTWAILRSFGYSDTLELTADYLFPPLHVPPGCSTELNHLGYQFVQRVFEKHDQDRDGALSPMELQSLFSVFPAAPWGPELLRTVRTEAGRLPLHGYLCQWTLVTYLDVRSCLGHLGYLGYPTLCDQDSQTRAITVTREKRLDQEKGQTLRSVLLCKVVGARGVGKSAFLQAFLGHGLGHQDTREQPPGYTIDTVQVNGQEKYLILCEVGTDDLATSLDAACDVACLMFDGSDPKSFAHCASVYKHHYMDGQTPCLFVSSKADLPEGGVPVGPSPAEFCRKHRLPAPVPFSCAGPAEPSTAIFTQLATMATFPHLVHAELHPSSFWLRGLLGVLGAAMAAVLSFSLYRVLVKSQ, from the exons ATGAGGCGGGACGTGCGCATCCTGTTACTGGGCGAGG CCCAGGTGGGGAAGACGTCGCTGATCCTGTCCCTGGTGGGCGAGGAGTTCCCCGAGGAG GTCCCTCCCCGCGCGGAGGAGATCACGATCCCCGCGGACGTCACCCCGGAGAAGGTGCCCACTCACATCGTGGACTACTCAG CCGAGCAGACGGACGAGGAGCTGCGGGAGGAGATCCACAAG GCAAACGTGGTGTGCGTGGTGTACGACGTCTCTGAGGAGGCCACCATTGAGAAG ATTCGAACTAAGTGGATCCCACTGGTGAATGGGGGGGCCACGCGGGGGCCCAG GGTGCCCATCATCCTAGTGGGCAACAAGTCAGACCTGCGGTCGGGGAGCTCCATGGAGGCCGTGCTCCCCATCATGAGCCAGTTTCCTGAGATTGAGACCTGCGTGGAG TGTTCAGCCAAGAACCTGAGGAACATCTCAGAGCTGTTCTACTACGCCCAGAAGGCTGTCCTGCACCCCACAGCCCCCCTCTATGACCCTGAGGCCAAGCAG TTGAGGCCCGCGTGCGCCCAGGCGCTGACACGCATCTTCAGGCTCTCAGATCAGGACCTGGACCAGGCGCTCAGTGACGAGGAGCTCAACGCCTTCCAGGT GCAGAAATCCTGCTTCGGGCACCCCCTGGCCCCGCAGGCCCTGGAGGACGTGAAGACGGTGGTGTGCAGGAACGTGGCGGGCGGCGTGTGGGAGGACCGGCTGACCCTGGATG GTTTCCTCTTCCTGAACACGCTCTTCATCCAGCGTGGCCGGCACGAGACCACATGGGCCATCCTGCGGAGCTTCGGCTACAGCGACACACTGGAGCTGACGGCCGACTATCTCTTCCCTCC GCTCCACGTGCCCCCCGGCTGCAGCACTGAGCTCAACCACCTTGGCTACCAGTTTGTGCAGAGGGTGTTTGAGAAGCACGACCAG GACCGCGACGGCGCCCTCTCGCCCATGGAGCTGCAGAGCCTCTTCAGTGTGTTCCCAGCAGCCCCCTGGGGCCCCGAGCTCCTGCGCACAGTCCGCACAGAGGCCGGCCGGCTGCCCCTGCATGGATACCTCTGCCAGTGGAC CCTGGTGACCTACCTGGACGTCCGGAGCTGCCTCGGACACCTGGGCTACCTGGGCTACCCCACCCTCTGTGATCAGGACTCGCAGACTCGTGCCATCACAG TCACCCGTGAGAAGAGGCTGGACCAGGAGAAGGGACAGACGCTGCGGAGCGTTCTCCTATGCAAGGTGGTGGGGGCCCGTGGAGTGGGCAAATCTGCCTTCCTACAGGCCTTCCTAGGCCACGGCCTGGGG CACCAGGACACGAGGGAGCAGCCTCCCGGGTACACCATTGACACGGTGCAGGTCAACGGACAGGAGAAGTACTTGATC ctgtgtgaggtgggCACAGATGATCTGGCCACGTCGCTGGACGCCGCCTGTGATGTTGCCTGCTTGATGTTTGATGGCAGTGACCCAAAGTCCTTTGCACATTGTGCCAGCGTCTACAAG CACCATTACATGGACGGGCAGACCCCCTGCCTCTTCGTCTCCTCCAAGGCTGACCTACCCGAAGGTGGTGTGCCGGTTGGCCCATCGCCAGCCGAGTTTTGCCGCAAGCACCGGCTACCAGCTCCTGTGCCGTTCTCCTGTGCTGGCCCAGCCGAGCCCAGCACTGCCATCTTCACCCAGCTTGCCACCATGGCCACCTTCCC ACATTTGGTCCACGCAGAGCTGCATCCCTCTTCCTTCTGGCTCCGGGGCCTGCTGGGGGTTCTCGGGGCCGCCATGGCCGCAGTCCTCAGCTTCTCGCTCTACAGGGTCCTGGTGAAGAGCCAGTGA
- the RHOT2 gene encoding mitochondrial Rho GTPase 2 isoform X25 yields the protein MGGPRGGPVGNKSDLRSGSSMEAVLPIMSQFPEIETCVECSAKNLRNISELFYYAQKAVLHPTAPLYDPEAKQLRPACAQALTRIFRLSDQDLDQALSDEELNAFQKSCFGHPLAPQALEDVKTVVCRNVAGGVWEDRLTLDGFLFLNTLFIQRGRHETTWAILRSFGYSDTLELTADYLFPPLHVPPGCSTELNHLGYQFVQRVFEKHDQDRDGALSPMELQSLFSVFPAAPWGPELLRTVRTEAGRLPLHGYLCQWTLVTYLDVRSCLGHLGYLGYPTLCDQDSQTRAITVTREKRLDQEKGQTLRSVLLCKVVGARGVGKSAFLQAFLGHGLGHQDTREQPPGYTIDTVQVNGQEKYLILCEVGTDDLATSLDAACDVACLMFDGSDPKSFAHCASVYKHHYMDGQTPCLFVSSKADLPEGGVPVGPSPAEFCRKHRLPAPVPFSCAGPAEPSTAIFTQLATMATFPWVPGSTALGTGSVCHLGSGQLWCQAWKWGQSDGRGGALCDRGSQCPDVLLQGLASAGCASGLGTWL from the exons ATGGGGGGGCCACGCGGGGGCCCAG TGGGCAACAAGTCAGACCTGCGGTCGGGGAGCTCCATGGAGGCCGTGCTCCCCATCATGAGCCAGTTTCCTGAGATTGAGACCTGCGTGGAG TGTTCAGCCAAGAACCTGAGGAACATCTCAGAGCTGTTCTACTACGCCCAGAAGGCTGTCCTGCACCCCACAGCCCCCCTCTATGACCCTGAGGCCAAGCAG TTGAGGCCCGCGTGCGCCCAGGCGCTGACACGCATCTTCAGGCTCTCAGATCAGGACCTGGACCAGGCGCTCAGTGACGAGGAGCTCAACGCCTTCCAG AAATCCTGCTTCGGGCACCCCCTGGCCCCGCAGGCCCTGGAGGACGTGAAGACGGTGGTGTGCAGGAACGTGGCGGGCGGCGTGTGGGAGGACCGGCTGACCCTGGATG GTTTCCTCTTCCTGAACACGCTCTTCATCCAGCGTGGCCGGCACGAGACCACATGGGCCATCCTGCGGAGCTTCGGCTACAGCGACACACTGGAGCTGACGGCCGACTATCTCTTCCCTCC GCTCCACGTGCCCCCCGGCTGCAGCACTGAGCTCAACCACCTTGGCTACCAGTTTGTGCAGAGGGTGTTTGAGAAGCACGACCAG GACCGCGACGGCGCCCTCTCGCCCATGGAGCTGCAGAGCCTCTTCAGTGTGTTCCCAGCAGCCCCCTGGGGCCCCGAGCTCCTGCGCACAGTCCGCACAGAGGCCGGCCGGCTGCCCCTGCATGGATACCTCTGCCAGTGGAC CCTGGTGACCTACCTGGACGTCCGGAGCTGCCTCGGACACCTGGGCTACCTGGGCTACCCCACCCTCTGTGATCAGGACTCGCAGACTCGTGCCATCACAG TCACCCGTGAGAAGAGGCTGGACCAGGAGAAGGGACAGACGCTGCGGAGCGTTCTCCTATGCAAGGTGGTGGGGGCCCGTGGAGTGGGCAAATCTGCCTTCCTACAGGCCTTCCTAGGCCACGGCCTGGGG CACCAGGACACGAGGGAGCAGCCTCCCGGGTACACCATTGACACGGTGCAGGTCAACGGACAGGAGAAGTACTTGATC ctgtgtgaggtgggCACAGATGATCTGGCCACGTCGCTGGACGCCGCCTGTGATGTTGCCTGCTTGATGTTTGATGGCAGTGACCCAAAGTCCTTTGCACATTGTGCCAGCGTCTACAAG CACCATTACATGGACGGGCAGACCCCCTGCCTCTTCGTCTCCTCCAAGGCTGACCTACCCGAAGGTGGTGTGCCGGTTGGCCCATCGCCAGCCGAGTTTTGCCGCAAGCACCGGCTACCAGCTCCTGTGCCGTTCTCCTGTGCTGGCCCAGCCGAGCCCAGCACTGCCATCTTCACCCAGCTTGCCACCATGGCCACCTTCCCGTGGGTACCCGGCAGCACAGCCCTGGGGACTGGCAGCGTCTGTCATCTGGGCAGTGGGCAGCTGTGGTGTCAGGCCTGGAAATGGGGCCAGAGTGACGGACGGGGTGGAGCTTTGTGTGACAGAGGGAGCCAGTGTCCAGACGTGCTCCTCCAGGGCCTGGCCTCTGCCGGCTGTGCCTCTGGTCTGGGAACCTGGCTCTGA
- the RHOT2 gene encoding mitochondrial Rho GTPase 2 isoform X31 has protein sequence MGGPRGGPVGNKSDLRSGSSMEAVLPIMSQFPEIETCVEVTKNLRNISELFYYAQKAVLHPTAPLYDPEAKQLRPACAQALTRIFRLSDQDLDQALSDEELNAFQKSCFGHPLAPQALEDVKTVVCRNVAGGVWEDRLTLDGFLFLNTLFIQRGRHETTWAILRSFGYSDTLELTADYLFPPLHVPPGCSTELNHLGYQFVQRVFEKHDQDRDGALSPMELQSLFSVFPAAPWGPELLRTVRTEAGRLPLHGYLCQWTLVTYLDVRSCLGHLGYLGYPTLCDQDSQTRAITVTREKRLDQEKGQTLRSVLLCKVVGARGVGKSAFLQAFLGHGLGHQDTREQPPGYTIDTVQVNGQEKYLILCEVGTDDLATSLDAACDVACLMFDGSDPKSFAHCASVYKHHYMDGQTPCLFVSSKADLPEGGVPVGPSPAEFCRKHRLPAPVPFSCAGPAEPSTAIFTQLATMATFPHLVHAELHPSSFWLRGLLGVLGAAMAAVLSFSLYRVLVKSQ, from the exons ATGGGGGGGCCACGCGGGGGCCCAG TGGGCAACAAGTCAGACCTGCGGTCGGGGAGCTCCATGGAGGCCGTGCTCCCCATCATGAGCCAGTTTCCTGAGATTGAGACCTGCGTGGAGGTCA CCAAGAACCTGAGGAACATCTCAGAGCTGTTCTACTACGCCCAGAAGGCTGTCCTGCACCCCACAGCCCCCCTCTATGACCCTGAGGCCAAGCAG TTGAGGCCCGCGTGCGCCCAGGCGCTGACACGCATCTTCAGGCTCTCAGATCAGGACCTGGACCAGGCGCTCAGTGACGAGGAGCTCAACGCCTTCCAG AAATCCTGCTTCGGGCACCCCCTGGCCCCGCAGGCCCTGGAGGACGTGAAGACGGTGGTGTGCAGGAACGTGGCGGGCGGCGTGTGGGAGGACCGGCTGACCCTGGATG GTTTCCTCTTCCTGAACACGCTCTTCATCCAGCGTGGCCGGCACGAGACCACATGGGCCATCCTGCGGAGCTTCGGCTACAGCGACACACTGGAGCTGACGGCCGACTATCTCTTCCCTCC GCTCCACGTGCCCCCCGGCTGCAGCACTGAGCTCAACCACCTTGGCTACCAGTTTGTGCAGAGGGTGTTTGAGAAGCACGACCAG GACCGCGACGGCGCCCTCTCGCCCATGGAGCTGCAGAGCCTCTTCAGTGTGTTCCCAGCAGCCCCCTGGGGCCCCGAGCTCCTGCGCACAGTCCGCACAGAGGCCGGCCGGCTGCCCCTGCATGGATACCTCTGCCAGTGGAC CCTGGTGACCTACCTGGACGTCCGGAGCTGCCTCGGACACCTGGGCTACCTGGGCTACCCCACCCTCTGTGATCAGGACTCGCAGACTCGTGCCATCACAG TCACCCGTGAGAAGAGGCTGGACCAGGAGAAGGGACAGACGCTGCGGAGCGTTCTCCTATGCAAGGTGGTGGGGGCCCGTGGAGTGGGCAAATCTGCCTTCCTACAGGCCTTCCTAGGCCACGGCCTGGGG CACCAGGACACGAGGGAGCAGCCTCCCGGGTACACCATTGACACGGTGCAGGTCAACGGACAGGAGAAGTACTTGATC ctgtgtgaggtgggCACAGATGATCTGGCCACGTCGCTGGACGCCGCCTGTGATGTTGCCTGCTTGATGTTTGATGGCAGTGACCCAAAGTCCTTTGCACATTGTGCCAGCGTCTACAAG CACCATTACATGGACGGGCAGACCCCCTGCCTCTTCGTCTCCTCCAAGGCTGACCTACCCGAAGGTGGTGTGCCGGTTGGCCCATCGCCAGCCGAGTTTTGCCGCAAGCACCGGCTACCAGCTCCTGTGCCGTTCTCCTGTGCTGGCCCAGCCGAGCCCAGCACTGCCATCTTCACCCAGCTTGCCACCATGGCCACCTTCCC ACATTTGGTCCACGCAGAGCTGCATCCCTCTTCCTTCTGGCTCCGGGGCCTGCTGGGGGTTCTCGGGGCCGCCATGGCCGCAGTCCTCAGCTTCTCGCTCTACAGGGTCCTGGTGAAGAGCCAGTGA